From one Mya arenaria isolate MELC-2E11 chromosome 4, ASM2691426v1 genomic stretch:
- the LOC128232120 gene encoding uncharacterized protein LOC128232120 isoform X1: protein MRASILVITLVGTLDTSFDETSNMKKVQFYWKIVVCISVVIMFVNIIPWMIKSDEKMEFLYFEAEIHDDFPTVENASPKIPHILHQTYKSEIIPEAYVPQINSFLKYHPNWTYYFWSESSARKLIAHKFPYFLNVWDGYKHPINRADALRYFVLYEYGGVYADCDMRFLRSLDNATKAFAAIIPPEPFEHSVFRLKMPLLTNNAIMLSRPKHPFFKLLIDRLEATKDEPGLLEVAGPVFLQEGFLVYNNIRKKNLYTLQNHSYLNGLVPYNLQGKFKYPLHHQDNVLVPNTHFFMNTLAWKFKTNEVLNLCKDIYENKLFSFFSSSKCVRSDVATLCSSEYFQSRDMWKRGCNEIVRREGRSKKDHSRFTFTEHLWHTSYEKVKRTAFDNWVDIKTVVPKAVIYN from the exons ATGCGCGCTTCGATTTTGGTTATTACATTAGTTGGAACGCTTGACACGAGTTTTGACGAAacttcaaatatgaaaaaagttcAATTTTATTGGAAAATTGTAGTATGCATCTCTGTTGTTATTATGTTTGTGAATATTATTCCCTGGATGATCAAAT CTGATGAAAAAAtggaatttctttattttgaggCCGAAATACATGATGACTTTCCAACTGTTGAAAATGCTTCACCAAAGATTCCACATATTCTACACCAAACCTACAAATCTGAAATAATTCCGGAAGCTTATGTCCCACAGATCAATTCTTTCCTTAAATACCATCCAAACTGGACGTATTACTTTTGGTCAGAAAGTTCAGCTAGAAAGCTAATTGCGCACAAATTTCCGTATTTTCTCAATGTTTGGGATGGATACAAACATCCCATAAATCGAGCAGATGCTCTGAGATACTTTGTGCTTTATGAATATGGCGGGGTGTATGCGGACTGTGATATGAGATTTCTACGTTCATTGGACAATGCTACTAAGGCGTTCGCTGCTATTATTCCACCAGAACCGTTTGAGCACAGCGTGTTTCGATTGAAAATGCCGCTCCTCACAAATAACGCTATAATGTTAAGCCGACCTAAACACCCATTCTTCAAATTGCTAATTGACAGGCTTGAAGCTACTAAAGATGAACCCGGATTGCTGGAGGTGGCTGGACCTGTATTTCTTCAAGAAGGCTTTTTAGTGTACAACAACatacgaaaaaaaaatctttatacaTTACAAAATCATTCGTACTTAAATGGACTTGTGCCATATAATTTGCAAGGCAAGTTTAAATATCCTTTACATCATCAAGACAATGTGCTTGTGCCAAATACCCATTTTTTCATGAATACGCTTGCTTGGAAGTTTAAAACCAACGAAGTGCTAAATTTATGTAaagatatatatgaaaacaaactttttagCTTTTTCTCGTCTTCTAAGTGCGTACGAAGTGACGTCGCGACGCTTTGTTCATCTGAATACTTTCAATCGCGTGACATGTGGAAAAGAGGGTGTAATGAAATTGTTAGAAGAGAAGGGCGTTCAAAGAAGGACCATTCAAGATTCACATTCACCGAACATTTGTGGCACACATCGTATGAGAAGGTGAAACGAACTGCCTTTGATAATTGGGTAGACATTAAAACTGTTGTCCCTAAGGCTGTgatttacaattaa
- the LOC128232120 gene encoding uncharacterized protein LOC128232120 isoform X2 — MEFLYFEAEIHDDFPTVENASPKIPHILHQTYKSEIIPEAYVPQINSFLKYHPNWTYYFWSESSARKLIAHKFPYFLNVWDGYKHPINRADALRYFVLYEYGGVYADCDMRFLRSLDNATKAFAAIIPPEPFEHSVFRLKMPLLTNNAIMLSRPKHPFFKLLIDRLEATKDEPGLLEVAGPVFLQEGFLVYNNIRKKNLYTLQNHSYLNGLVPYNLQGKFKYPLHHQDNVLVPNTHFFMNTLAWKFKTNEVLNLCKDIYENKLFSFFSSSKCVRSDVATLCSSEYFQSRDMWKRGCNEIVRREGRSKKDHSRFTFTEHLWHTSYEKVKRTAFDNWVDIKTVVPKAVIYN, encoded by the coding sequence AtggaatttctttattttgaggCCGAAATACATGATGACTTTCCAACTGTTGAAAATGCTTCACCAAAGATTCCACATATTCTACACCAAACCTACAAATCTGAAATAATTCCGGAAGCTTATGTCCCACAGATCAATTCTTTCCTTAAATACCATCCAAACTGGACGTATTACTTTTGGTCAGAAAGTTCAGCTAGAAAGCTAATTGCGCACAAATTTCCGTATTTTCTCAATGTTTGGGATGGATACAAACATCCCATAAATCGAGCAGATGCTCTGAGATACTTTGTGCTTTATGAATATGGCGGGGTGTATGCGGACTGTGATATGAGATTTCTACGTTCATTGGACAATGCTACTAAGGCGTTCGCTGCTATTATTCCACCAGAACCGTTTGAGCACAGCGTGTTTCGATTGAAAATGCCGCTCCTCACAAATAACGCTATAATGTTAAGCCGACCTAAACACCCATTCTTCAAATTGCTAATTGACAGGCTTGAAGCTACTAAAGATGAACCCGGATTGCTGGAGGTGGCTGGACCTGTATTTCTTCAAGAAGGCTTTTTAGTGTACAACAACatacgaaaaaaaaatctttatacaTTACAAAATCATTCGTACTTAAATGGACTTGTGCCATATAATTTGCAAGGCAAGTTTAAATATCCTTTACATCATCAAGACAATGTGCTTGTGCCAAATACCCATTTTTTCATGAATACGCTTGCTTGGAAGTTTAAAACCAACGAAGTGCTAAATTTATGTAaagatatatatgaaaacaaactttttagCTTTTTCTCGTCTTCTAAGTGCGTACGAAGTGACGTCGCGACGCTTTGTTCATCTGAATACTTTCAATCGCGTGACATGTGGAAAAGAGGGTGTAATGAAATTGTTAGAAGAGAAGGGCGTTCAAAGAAGGACCATTCAAGATTCACATTCACCGAACATTTGTGGCACACATCGTATGAGAAGGTGAAACGAACTGCCTTTGATAATTGGGTAGACATTAAAACTGTTGTCCCTAAGGCTGTgatttacaattaa
- the LOC128232536 gene encoding uncharacterized protein LOC128232536: MASSPSTQRDLINSNWLFLNLAMKLDSSLHPKLNTQLKNFKLFNKSCALTEREELIPVGSCMDGSKINIPTDYGDIDILLVPRKHVLDEKLFNYDPDYPAFLHVRGEKDHAQIFKNVQLVNGHVPVMVLKQIQRNYFHLVSLSIYATMSNGIRPRKDRTISVVKRSGVGLEFVKLDVGNFDCKDSVGQLWKHVNKIRLLKKSMDSIIDVLTGFWLNKDEDEQMQTKTCKHVPKECSVEHEEIDPEDGEVTIRYDNNLDIDEPDESYEDNDDSKGSMPLANESNFNDGDPDDQSVSLPKLMSADFVPAFKFDDWPRPAAEWKTRKRQWPSEEIVQKVVECGCHIVSKRPLFSDLNGDPTKEDNSPESDKTNTFFRLSFSRCELILANSLTESQKYCWRVLKAYQKKYLGTEPKVLASYHWKNIVFWVSEETDPSFWTEDNVLFGVCKALDFMIKCLRERFIPVYFVRNENLIAGCRQEVIEEALAKVISIRNDPIGKLQFFLENPPQSPPYRVSRTELTPSPEKINRTSEYVVDVIADLVRQVPENARDEDFLAGFSCKMLELWQEAKTRINEHVTSNQTSVVLGNVDHLIKQIVDKHENKSSEVGDSIAKTAVKIAGSMLPILANKTGNTAYIKRGAIRAVSGIATAFCEDKPVDPNKVVGGFISFFTSTIDDRL; encoded by the coding sequence ATGGCATCCTCCCCATCGACACAACGTGATTTAATCAACTCCAATTGGCTATTCCTGAACCTTGCGATGAAACTAGACTCCTCTCTTCATCCAAAACTAAACACTCAACTGAAAAACttcaaattattcaataaaagttgCGCTTTGACGGAAAGGGAAGAACTTATACCAGTTGGAAGCTGTATGGACGGATCAAAGATCAACATCCCGACAGATTATGGAGATATTGACATTTTACTTGTACcaagaaaacatgttttggaCGAAAAGTTATTTAACTATGATCCTGATTACCCAGCATTTCTCCATGTAAGAGGGGAGAAGGATCATgcacaaatctttaaaaatgttcagtTAGTAAATGGCCATGTTCCAGTGATGGttctcaaacaaatacaaaggaACTATTTTCATCTTGTTTCGTTATCTATTTATGCCACAATGTCAAACGGTATACGCCCAAGAAAAGACCGTACTATTAGTGTCGTGAAACGATCCGGTGTAGGCTTGGAATTCGTCAAACTTGACGTTGGTAACTTTGATTGTAAAGATTCTGTAGGACAGCTATGGAAGCATGTCAATAAGATCAGGCTTCTCAAAAAATCCATGGATTCAATTATTGACGTTTTGACAGGTTTCTGGTTGAATAAAGACGAAGATGagcaaatgcaaacaaaaacatgcaagCATGTTCCGAAAGAATGTTCTGTCGAACATGAAGAAATCGATCCTGAAGACGGAGAAGTAACAATCAGGTATGACAATAATTTAGATATAGACGAACCTGATGAAAGCTACGAAGATAACGACGACAGCAAAGGAAGCATGCCATTAGCAAATGAATCTAACTTTAATGACGGGGATCCTGATGACCAATCTGTGTCTTTGCCAAAATTAATGTCGGCAGATTTTGTTCCAGCCTTTAAGTTTGATGACTGGCCCAGACCAGCAGCAGAATGGAAAACGAGAAAAAGACAGTGGCCGTCGGAGGAAATAGTTCAAAAAGTTGTAGAATGTGGTTGTCACATTGTATCAAAACGACCACTCTTCTCTGACCTCAACGGCGATCCAACAAAGGAAGACAATTCACCAGAGtcagacaaaacaaatacattcttTAGACTTTCTTTCTCCAGATGCGAACTCATTCTTGCAAATAGTTTGACAGAGAGTCAAAAATATTGCTGGAGAGTATTAAAGGCCTACCAGAAAAAGTATCTTGGCACAGAACCAAAAGTGCTCGCCTCGTATCATTGGAAAAATATCGTGTTTTGGGTCAGCGAAGAGACAGACCCTTCGTTCTGGACGGAAGACAACGTTCTCTTTGGTGTTTGCAAGGCTTTagattttatgataaaatgtcTCCGGGAAAGATTTATTCCagtttattttgtaagaaatgaaaatttgatcGCTGGATGCAGACAGGAGGTGATTGAAGAAGCGCTGGCAAAAGTCATTTCAATAAGAAACGACCCCATTGGAAAGCTGCagttttttcttgaaaatcctcCTCAATCCCCTCCTTATCGCGTTAGTAGAACAGAACTTACACCGTCGCCAGAAAAAATAAACCGTACATCTGAATATGTCGTAGATGTAATCGCAGATTTAGTTCGACAAGTGCCTGAAAACGCACGTGACGAAGATTTCCTCGCAGGGTTTTCATGCAAAATGCTCGAGTTATGGCAAGAAGCAAAAACTAGAATAAATGAACATGTAACGTCAAACCAAACGTCTGTAGTTTTAGGAAACGTGGACcacttgataaaacaaatagtaGATAAACATGAGAATAAGAGTTCCGAGGTTGGTGACAGTATCGCCAAAACGGCTGTAAAAATTGCAGGAAGTATGTTACCTATACTAGCCAATAAAACAGGCAATACTGCATATATCAAACGAGGAGCTATTCGAGCTGTTTCTGGGATAGCAACAGCTTTTTGTGAAGACAAGCCTGTTGATCCCAATAAAGTGGTTGGGggctttatttcttttttcacgTCTACCATTGATGACCGCTTATAA
- the LOC128229704 gene encoding uncharacterized protein LOC128229704 gives MRASILVITLVGTLETSFDETSNMKKVQFYWRIVVCISVVIMFVNIIPWMIKSDEKMEFLYFEAEIHDDFPTVENASPIPHILHQTYKSEIIPEAYVPQINSFLKYHPNWTYYFWSETSARKLIAHKFPYFLNVWDGYKHPINRADALRYFVLYEYGGVYADCDMRFLRSLDNATKAFAAIIPPEPFEHSVFRLKMPLLTNNAIMLSRPKHPFFKLLIDRLEATKDESGLLEVAGPVFLQEGFLVYNNIQKKDLYTFQNHSYINGLVPYNLQGKFKYPLHHQDNVLVPNTHFFMNTLAWKFKTNEVLEFCKDIYKNKVFSFFWFSKCIIRDMATICPFEFFQSRDMWKRGCNEIVRREGRSKKDHSRFTFTEHMWHTSYEKVKRADFDNWVDIKTVVPKAVIYN, from the exons ATGCGCGCTTCGATTTTGGTTATTACATTAGTTGGAACGCTTGAAACGAGTTTTGACGAAacttcaaatatgaaaaaagttcAATTTTATTGGAGAATTGTAGTATGCATCTCTGTTGTTATTATGTTTGTGAATATTATTCCCTGGATGATCAAAT CTGATGAAAAAAtggaatttctttattttgaggCCGAAATACATGATGACTTTCCAACTGTTGAAAATGCTTCACCAATTCCACATATTCTACACCAAACCTACAAATCTGAAATAATTCCGGAAGCTTATGTCCCACAGATCAATTCTTTCCTTAAATACCATCCAAACTGGACGTATTACTTTTGGTCAGAAACTTCAGCTAGAAAGCTAATTGCGCACAAATTTCCGTATTTTCTCAATGTTTGGGATGGATACAAACATCCCATAAATCGAGCAGATGCTCTGAGATACTTtgtgctttatgaatacggcgGGGTGTATGCGGACTGTGATATGAGATTTCTACGTTCATTGGACAATGCTACTAAGGCGTTCGCTGCTATTATTCCACCAGAACCGTTTGAGCACAGCGTGTTTCGATTGAAAATGCCGCTCCTCACAAATAACGCTATAATGTTAAGCCGACCTAAACACCCATTCTTCAAATTGCTGATTGACAGGCTTGAAGCTACAAAAGATGAATCCGGATTGTTGGAAGTGGCTGGTCCTGTATTTCTTCAAGAAGGCTTTTTAGTGTACAACAACATACAAAAAAAGGATCTTtacacatttcaaaatcattcatACATAAATGGACTTGTGCCATATAATTTGCAAGGCAAGTTTAAATATCCTTTACATCATCAAGACAATGTGCTTGTGCCAAATACCCATTTTTTCATGAATACGCTTGCTTGGAAGTTTAAAACCAACGAAGTGCTTGAATTTtgtaaagatatatataaaaacaaagtttttagCTTTTTCTGGTTTTCTAAGTGTATAATACGTGACATGGCGACGATTTGTCCATTTGAATTCTTTCAATCGCGTGACATGTGGAAAAGAGGATGTAATGAAATTGTTAGAAGAGAAGGGCGTTCAAAGAAGGACCATTCAAGATTCACATTCACCGAACATATGTGGCACACATCTTATGAGAAGGTGAAACGAGCTGACTTTGATAATTGGGTAGACATTAAAACTGTTGTCCCTAAGGCTgtaatttacaattaa